In a single window of the Dromaius novaehollandiae isolate bDroNov1 chromosome 17, bDroNov1.hap1, whole genome shotgun sequence genome:
- the TMEM233 gene encoding transmembrane protein 233, translating to MSALAAGADIKRAPESSPETNIEDELPDGPPPPRPKNYLLLSILACFCPAHPINIVSFVFALMALNSYNRGDIEGSKRLGRNALWVAVASIFIGLVVIGIYCVVHFTTYAI from the exons atGTCCGCGCTCGCCGCCGGCGCCGACATCAAGAGGGCTCCGGAGAGCAGCCCCGAGACCAACATCGAGGATGAGCTGCCCGacgggccgccgcccccgcgccccaaGAACTACCTGCTCCTCAGCATCCTCGCCTGCTTCTGCCCCGCCCATCCCATCAACATCGTCTCCTTCGTCTTCGCCCTCATG GCTTTAAACAGTTACAATCGAGGAGATATAGAAGGGTCAAAAAGACTGGGTCGCAATGCGCTCTGGGTTGCTGTCGCATCAATTTTCATTGGCCTTGTCGTCATCGGAATCTATTGCGTAGTTCATTTCACAACG